The Diospyros lotus cultivar Yz01 chromosome 11, ASM1463336v1, whole genome shotgun sequence region tccaaCTAATTATCATTGGTCATGCAATTTCCAAtcagatataaaaatattattaaacttCACTTTGTAagtttagtatataattttataaatatcgtcaacaataataacatattcaGTTTTTATCCCACGATAAAGGGTCggctatattaattttaaatttttatgtatttatgtttttttatcatatatttatttagtccaatacattttatatcaaaatttaattactgATCCTAACATAccttaattttataattatcatcgATTGTCATTAAAAGATGCTAACAATATGTAGACGTGATTACTAAACTTtgcacaaaaatattaaaaagtcactaaattttacattaaagtTTAAAAGAATTACTAAATTTTGCGCGAAAATATAAAAGGTCActattttgttagttttttttaatgacaatttactataattacaaaattatatactaaattaaagttaaataatttttggactataaattaaatttaaatatttttttatattttaatataaaatttaatgactatTTATGGTGTCTAACCAAATCCTTCAAACATTGAAGTTACTTCCTGTATTTGTACTAACAACAAACGTCCCAATTCATTGACTTTGGTAGCGTTGGCCCAGGTTAGAGGTTATGGGACCAGGCTGGGCTAGGCCTGGCCCAGTTGATCATCGACGTACCCAAGGCAAGTATATATGGTCCATTTGGAGGACGGCCCACTGAAGTTGTCACTATTGTAAAGCAAACTTTTGCTCTCATTTTTATTATACCATCTTAGGATGTGAGGTCACgcatcaaatacaaaaattaagagaaaatgacAATATGGACATTATAATGTGGCCAGATTTCAATACATGCTTCTATGATccataataatgaaataattaattcattaaatcaTTGGCTTTGAtgagtaaaataacaaaattatctcAATCATATATGTAGTTTCTGCTAGGACAGtcctaaaaattaattatttcaattatgtcaCACTCAAATTAAGGAGTCTACTTACTGTAGAACACACAAAAGGAATGAAATTTATTGGTTGATTAAATCAATTATCTCATTCTTAATGTACGATTTACGCTTAAACAATACATTAACAAAATCTAAACTCATAATTCCTACAAAATAATTGATTTATCAAACAATTTTAGCACTATACCGAATCttactttatttaaaattttgtgtaaaaatttaaaacataaactgTCATTGTCAAGATTCACACTCGTTAGTCCTTCTCTAGTCCTTCTCTGGGTGAAAATTTATGATATTCCTTTAGAAATGTGGGATTATTAATGGGTGTGAAGCACCAACCGGCGTCGTTGGATTTAAACTGGTTAGAGGGCCACGTGTAATAACCACAGCCTGCCAAGTGACAGCTATTGAATGGCAACACATGACAACCATTGCTGCTTCTTGATGTCGCTTGATTGTCCTTACTGAATGCTCTAACCCGATTGCCTAATTCCCTGCCCTGCTGCcatttctgttggaataatcatCGTGCGTGCACAATCTGATCTTAGCCCTTCATTCGTGTTTTATGAGGCTTGATCCCAGCCCTCCATCATCGCTATTTATTTCCCTCCTTGAGATATGGACCGTTAGACGATTAAGacgaaaacaacaaaaaggcaaaggaaaaaaaaaaagattgagaAGATGAAGAGTCTTCATCTTCGGGCTAGGGTTTCTGGTTTGCTtctctgttttcattttttgtaaaTGTTTGTATAGCTTTGTTAAGTTATATGGTTCAATAGGTTTTGCCTTTcaatctgtattaagtgattattGGGCAAGTTTTTGTTTCTCGAACCACTGTTTGTACAGAGAGATTGAGAGGGTTTTATGTGAGTGTATTCTTCGATTCTATTCTTAGTGCAGTGAAGCTCTTTTCACTGGATCTCAATAtggacgtagccctattttGGGTGAACCATAATAAAACCTTTGTCTCTTTTCGTTTctgtttatgtatgtatgtttatgCTTCCTAGCTTTGGGTCATTGTGAGTCTGTGATTGAAAAGTATTCGAAAATACCCTAAGGTTTGTGTTATCGGTTCGCAACAATTATCTATCATTATTGTGAGTGCTCTTGATCACCCCATTCATATATGCAAATGCAATCACAGAAGACCGATTGGGGAGTGTCTTTGGTCATTCTTTGGTGAATTTCCCCCCCAAAAATAGACAAAGTCTACGTTCCAAAGCTTATTGTGTCTCTAAGGTGTTCCTAGCTACTAGCAAGGGGCCAGTGGATGGTAGTTTTTCTCCCATCCCTTGTCCTTCAAAGTCAAATGCAATCTTAGGCATCAGTCTCCTGATCAGTTGAGTAGTTGTTTGATCGAGAGGGTCCTCTCAAGGAAAGACGCGAAGTTCCCACCAAGCCTAGCCCTCACACACTCTGCGGATCTCCAAGACAAGGCGAGTGGTACTCTAATGGCCAACAGGTTCTGTTATTTAATGCAAGAAGATCACAGTATCCCTTCAATAAGTGGCTCAAATGCCCAAAACTGTCATTCAAGGAATCTTATTTTAGATGATTCGAAAGATGCTATGCTTAACTCTAATGAAATTTCCAACTTGCATTCTATGGACGCCCCGTCCccccctttaaaaaaaaaaaaaaaattcaaatcccaATGCAAATGAGATCGTCAAAAGATAAGAAGAAGCATGCTTAGTCTGCTAGATATATAGTTAGCTTGTCTACATCgtgattttgtatatatgtttgtaGTTTCCTTTTGTTGTGATAGCTTATGTTGctttttgttttgtgtgtgcGCTCGGGGTATGCACTAGCTGGTTTCGTGcaaattctttcaatttctgtgcaatgaATTTGTTCAtttacagaagaaaaaaaacacaacCCACCCCCCAGTACGTACATTGTTATTGGATGCACTCCTTATCGTATGTTTaatgtactttatttttataataaaataattcaaaatacaacttttaaaaaacaaaatacatttttagcAAAATCCATTATCCATGTAAGTATCAACTGGAGAAGGAAAAGATCTGTTGGCCGTTGAAGATAACACAAAATCCTCACTTGAAATGAGATAAGGATGGAGTTGTGTTCAGCAAAACTTATTTTGAAAGATGATGTTATAACTGAGTTGAGAGAATATCCAGGAGGCCAGGAGCTGATCACTGATTCTTTATATACCTCCTTAACATCGAGCTTCCATTCTTGATCCAAACCCTTTAATTTGTAGTTTAACCTCAAAAGTAGGTCGACGATGGCCGGCGGCGCCGTCATCGCTCCGTCCACCGGAAAGGCCTACCCGGGCAAGCTCACCGCCCGAGTCCTCATCACTTGCATTGTTGCGGCCATGGGTGGTCTCATTTTCGGCTATGATATCGGAATCTCAGGTCACCATTTCCAATGCCATCACTTCATTTGCCAGCTAATTTAGTTCATTACATCTTCCTGACATAAAGATCATAGATTTGAGCCACAAGACAAATAAGCTCTCAaatgatatataataattatctgTATGCATGTATACAAACGTTGCAGGGGGAGTGACATCAATGGCTCCATTCCTGAAGGAGTACTTCCCGGATGTGTACAGGAAGGAAGCCCTAGATCATTCAACAAACCAATATTGCAAGTTCAACAGCCAGACATTGACCATGTTTACTTCCTCCTTGTACCTGGCTGCCTTGCTAGCTTCCCTGATAGCTTCGTCCGTCACCCGCAACTTGGGCCGACGCCTCTCCATGCTTTCCGGCGGAACCCTCTTCTGCGCCGGTGCTCTTGTCAATGGCTTTGCTCGCAATGTCCACATGCTCATCATCGGCCGGGTCCTTCTTGGCTTTGGCATCGGATTCGCCAATCAGGTCCCGTACATAATAACTTTTCCCGGAAAATCAGGTTCTTAATTTCTTGGTTAATCTAAATGGTCACTAAATTATGCAGTCGGTGCCGCTCTATCTCTCGGAGATGGCTCCATACAAATATCGCGGTGCGCTCAACATCGGCTTCCAGATGTCTATAACAATCGGAATCCTAGCTGCCAACCTCTTGAACTACTTCTTCGCCAAGATCAGCGGCGGTTGGGGATGGCGGCTGAGCCTGGGAGGCGCCGTGGTGCCGGCGCTAATCTTCATCGTCGGCTCTCTTGCCCTGCCGGACACGCCCAACTCTCTAATCGAGCGAGGTAAATGCGATGAAGCCAGAGATAGACTCCAAAAGATCCGCGGCGTGGCCGACATAGACGAGGAGTTCAACGACCTCTTGGCGGCGAGCGAGGCGTCAAAGAAGGTGCAGCATCCATGGTTGAACCTTCTCCGGCGAAAGTACAGGCCCCAGTTGTCGTTCGCCATTCTCATCCCTTTCTTTCAGCAGCTTACCGGCATGAACGTGATCATGTTCTACGCTCCGGTTCTGTTCAAAACCCTCGGTTTTGCCGATGACGCTTCCCTCATGTCGGCCGTGATCACCGGCGGCGTGAATTGTCTGGCCACCGTCATTTCCATCTTCGCCGTGGATACTTTGGGAAGAAGAAAGCTTTTCCTCGGGGGTGGGTTTCAAATGTTAATCGCTCAGGTAAACTAATCAAcaatttcccaaattttcaatcttttgtacTGTGAAGCTAACTATCGAGAAGTGAATTGATATTACGAATATGGTGCACAGCTCGTGACGGCAGCCGCCATCGGAGTGAAATTCGGAACAAGCGGGGACCCCGGCTACCTGCCGAAGTGGTACGCGACGGGGCTTGTGGTGCTGATATGCGTGTTCGTGAGCGGTTTCGCGGTGTCGTGGGGGCCGTTGGGGTGGCTAGTCCCGAGCGAGATCTTCCCGCTGGAGGTCCGGTCGGCTGCGCAGAGCATCAACGTGTCGGTGAACATGATCTTCACATTCTTCATCGCCCAGATCTTCCTGCCGATGCTGTGCACCTTCAAATTCGGattattccttttcttctccttcttcctggCGGTGATGACCCTCTTTATCTTCAAGTTCTTGCCGGAGACGAAAAACATTCCGATCGAGGAGATGGTCACCGTGTGGGGGAAGCACTGGTATTGGAAGAAGTTCATTCCCCTTCAAGCTTCTGCTGCGGCAGCGGCGACGGCGGCGCCTCCCGGTAAGGGAGATGACACAAACATCGAGATGGCCAAAGAAGACTTATGTTAATTAATGGCATAATAATTGTATCATTGGTCATTGGTGTACTAAGTGGTAGTTATTTGAGCTTctagctaaataattaaaatgggATAATCTAGATTACTACTTAATATTTAGCATAAATTTATTGACTATATTCAATTATTAACTAATTTCTATTCATGTCACATTTCATATTTAGCATTTAGTTTATATCAGTTAAGTCAAGTTACAATACTAatatttgatataatatttttatattaatatattatacatttatattaattagatatataACTCAATGCACTAATAGAGGAGCGTCGATTTTGGGTGATTaagataaagttaaaaattaaacaaaaagagaaaaaaaaaacctcacACATTATGAAGATAATAACTTAGCATTCTTAGTGTTATTAGTGTCATGACTAAAATGAAAAGGGTTATCCTCTTTTTATAAGGGTGATGGCTAACAAGTGATAGAGTATCCAGACTTCTCGACATTTagttgttttgatttttaaggaaaatattttaaaaataataatttgtattaatattaggGAATTATACTGTGTAAGAGACTATTTGAGAGAGTCGCTTGAGATTGCTTTCGAGAGGGACTTAATTTCAAGAACTCTTTGTTTGCCAAGGTTTCTAAGATCTTTTTACTCGACAAATTCGCTCATCTTTCACTTTTGTTTATAGTTTTTGGGATTGGGCCTTTTGGAAATGGGCGGtgtacaaattatatatatgtaacaaatTAATTggcattattttgaaattttggttagctaatttttattattttgcatCATAATTTAAGTGGAagaatttgataaataaatggcATTTAATCACAACAATCTTGTTATTTCGGATCACATATgtacccaaaataaaaaatgcaaatttttaatagattggttttgaattttattaataactatacattaaaaaaaaaatctattaaaaCGACTTCTTAActataaaaacattatcatcttttatataaacaaatttaacaaataatactCACATGTAAATTCATATTATAAAGctgtgagtatatatatatatataatagcattTCTCAAACTATAATTATTTGCTCCATAGACGTGATTTTGGTTGTTAGGACAAAAATTTCCAATCACTACCTTTCAAGCGTGCGTTTTTATGGCAAATAACAGTTAAAGAAAGGATTAAGATCGATGAAGAGACAGACGAGAAGTTGCATGCACGGCTTTGCACCGCCCCATGCGGTGGCCGGCGGTGGGGCTGCCCTTAACTTTGAACTTTTATGAGTCATCACTAAGcccaaagaacaaaagaaagcTCACAAATTAACTTCATGGCACAGTAATAGTGTTCAATTGACACTTGCAGATAAGGAAGAAaagtcctctctctctctctctctctctctccatatatatatatatttggtacCGACAAACTCAATCTTCATCTTTCTGATGGTAAAGCGCGCGTTTTAATGTTTATCTCAAGTTTTCACTTTCACTAGTCAAAGCACCCACAAGACTGCAACAGTAATTGACGAGACCATGATATTTGAGATCCATTATTATAACTCCTACCCATAAGAAAATGGccaaatttgtttttttgataACTTCTTATGATCAAGGTAATAGAATAAATGATCAATGAATGTGTATTGAACAATAACAGTCTCTTGGTTTATTTGTGGGAGTTCCTTGCTTTATACAAGCAAAGTGAGCTGAGAAACTTAGAGTTATCTTTAAGATTTTAAAGCTCGATTACCTTGCAACATGATAGAGATAATATTAGGCATTAATTCTCTAGAGATGAAGCGAGATGAGATATTCTAAGTTTCTCAAATACTCCAGTGCCTAGTTACTTTAGGttaataaagagttatttagaGTCATCTCAAATACTCTTATGCTCGATTATCTAAGACTAACAGAGGATCATTTATCAGACCAAATAAAATGGTGTCAAActcaaattcttcaaaattaaaattgaacgATTATATATTAGTGTGAAAGAACACATATGATCTTCTCTCTATTACTCGTCAACAAAAATACAGTCCGGATAAGATTAGTTGATCTTCAAAATAGCTTTAAGTGATTTTACTATTTTTGACAccctagctatatatatatatatatatatcttttttgaCTGCCAATCTAACGCTagaatttagaaatattatgaAAGGTGTAACTGCATGTGATTTGCCACTGGAAGGGGTGGCTTGGCCCcataacaataaa contains the following coding sequences:
- the LOC127812516 gene encoding sugar transport protein 1-like, which encodes MAGGAVIAPSTGKAYPGKLTARVLITCIVAAMGGLIFGYDIGISGGVTSMAPFLKEYFPDVYRKEALDHSTNQYCKFNSQTLTMFTSSLYLAALLASLIASSVTRNLGRRLSMLSGGTLFCAGALVNGFARNVHMLIIGRVLLGFGIGFANQSVPLYLSEMAPYKYRGALNIGFQMSITIGILAANLLNYFFAKISGGWGWRLSLGGAVVPALIFIVGSLALPDTPNSLIERGKCDEARDRLQKIRGVADIDEEFNDLLAASEASKKVQHPWLNLLRRKYRPQLSFAILIPFFQQLTGMNVIMFYAPVLFKTLGFADDASLMSAVITGGVNCLATVISIFAVDTLGRRKLFLGGGFQMLIAQLVTAAAIGVKFGTSGDPGYLPKWYATGLVVLICVFVSGFAVSWGPLGWLVPSEIFPLEVRSAAQSINVSVNMIFTFFIAQIFLPMLCTFKFGLFLFFSFFLAVMTLFIFKFLPETKNIPIEEMVTVWGKHWYWKKFLEDHNNGDQSKDEQPNDPLGDGTKLHDSPV